Proteins encoded together in one Coffea arabica cultivar ET-39 chromosome 2c, Coffea Arabica ET-39 HiFi, whole genome shotgun sequence window:
- the LOC113724593 gene encoding subtilisin-like protease SBT1.4 isoform X2: protein MTVCPAEPLSTVLPYQSPSNVYYDLPKTKLLYSYEHAIHGFAARLSASQAEELRHQPGILSVIPDSISQLQTTRSLQFLGLADSWGIWPNTNYGEDIIIGILDSGIRPDHPSFSDAGLSPVPSSWRGGCETALDFPSGSCNRKLIGARSYYGGYEESMRRSLEEMGESRSPTDDDGHGTHTASTAAGSVVRSAGFYEYATGEAKGVAIKARIAAYKVCWGGGCFDSDILAAMNQAISDGVHVLSLSLGRSPARHYYEDPIAIAAFHAAERGILTSASAGNSGPSYGTVANIAPWILSVGASTIDREFPTDVVLGDGSILQGVSLYHGNPLVNALLPLVYASGAGNRFCRQGELVPSMVTGKIVVCDVGGNTGGVAKGYAVHLAGGVGMILANTEEQVEELKSEAHLIPATMVGVTNGNIIKNYVRSQLAPTATIIFRGTVVWITPSAPRVGVFSSRGPNVITPEILKPDVIAPGVNILAAWSKFANPSRFDGNIDKRRVDFNIISGTSMACPHVSGIAALLRKARPYWSPAAIKSAIMTTAYNVDNNGSNIVDLATGVASTPFAHGSGHVDPNKALNPGLVYDMGTSDYVQFLCSIGYTQTRIAVFVSNPESCRPGITPGDVNYPSFSVVFSRQRTVVTHTRRVRKVESTAAAVYTVTGIPPEFVEVKVTPDKLAFDQYSDTLSYQVTFTSAAIETIGNTTSAFGYLEWTDGQQHIVRSPIAVLWNRDPWVDAM from the exons ATGACTG TTTGCCCTGCTGAACCATTGTCCACGGTACTTCCATACCAGAGTCCAAGTAACGTGTATTATGACCTTCCCAAGACCAAACTCCTCTATTCCTACGAGCACGCTATCCATGGCTTTGCCGCCCGCCTTAGCGCCTCCCAGGCTGAAGAGCTCCGTCATCAACCCGGAATTCTGTCTGTCATCCCAGACAGCATCTCCCAGCTTCAAACCACCCGCAGCCTTCAATTCCTAGGCCTAGCTGACTCCTGGGGCATCTGGCCCAACACCAACTATGGTGAGGACATCATCATCGGCATCCTTGACTCCGGCATTCGGCCTGACCATCCTAGCTTCTCCGATGCAGGCCTTTCTCCTGTTCCATCAAGCTGGAGAGGAGGATGCGAAACAGCGTTGGACTTTCCCTCAGGTTCATGCAACAGAAAACTCATTGGTGCCAGATCTTATTACGGAGGATACGAGGAATCCATGAGAAGGTCCTTAGAGGAGATGGGAGAATCTAGGTCGCCTACGGATGACGACGGTCACGGAACGCATACGGCGTCTACAGCAGCTGGGTCGGTGGTCAGGAGTGCAGGTTTCTATGAATATGCTACAGGCGAAGCCAAAGGAGTGGCGATTAAGGCCAGGATTGCAGCATACAAAGTCTGTTGGGGAGGTGGATGTTTCGATTCGGATATATTAGCAGCCATGAATCAAGCTATATCAGATGGAGTTCATGTGCTTTCGTTGTCCCTCGGCAGAAGCCCAGCTAGGCATTATTACGAGGATCCAATTGcaattgctgcatttcatgctGCAGAGCGCGGAATTCTTACTTCTGCTTCAGCGGGAAATTCTGGTCCTAGCTACGGGACTGTCGCCAATATTGCACCTTGGATTCTTTCTGTTGGTGCATCCACCATCGATCGGGAGTTTCCAACGGATGTTGTTCTTGGCGACGGAAGCATTTTACAAGGTGTGTCTCTGTACCATGGCAACCCTCTAGTGAATGCTCTGCTTCCCCTGGTTTACGCCTCAGGTGCTGGAAACAGATTCTGTCGCCAAGGAGAACTCGTTCCTTCCATGGTCACGGGAAAGATTGTGGTGTGCGACGTTGGGGGTAATACTGGGGGAGTTGCCAAAGGATATGCAGTCCACCTCGCCGGTGGCGTGGGGATGATACTCGCCAACACTGAGGAACAAGTGGAGGAACTCAAGTCGGAAGCCCATCTAATTCCAGCCACCATGGTGGGGGTAACAAACGGCAACATAATTAAGAACTACGTCAGGTCCCAATTAGCACCGACGGCTACAATTATCTTCAGAGGAACGGTGGTGTGGATAACACCATCGGCGCCACGGGTGGGGGTATTCTCCAGCCGTGGTCCAAATGTTATTACACCGGAGATTTTAAAACCGGATGTTATTGCTCCTGGAGTGAATATCTTAGCCGCCTGGTCCAAGTTTGCTAATCCATCCCGTTTTGACGGCAACATAGATAAGAGAAGAGTGGATTTCAATATTATATCCGGCACCTCCATGGCATGCCCTCACGTCAGTGGAATAGCAGCTCTGCTTCGCAAAGCTCGTCCCTACTGGTCTCCGGCAGCGATAAAATCAGCTATTATGACCACTGCCTATAATGTCGACAACAATGGGAGTAACATTGTGGACCTTGCCACTGGTGTAGCATCCACCCCATTTGCTCACGGCTCGGGTCATGTGGATCCTAACAAGGCCCTTAATCCGGGCTTGGTTTACGACATGGGAACTAGCGATTACGTGCAGTTCTTGTGTTCTATTGGGTATACTCAGACTAGAATTGCAGTCTTTGTTTCGAATCCGGAGAGCTGCCGTCCAGGGATTACACCTGGAGACGTCAACTATCCCTCTTTCTCTGTGGTTTTCAGTCGTCAGAGAACCGTAGTTACGCATACAAGAAGGGTTAGAAAAGTCGAGAGCACAGCAGCCGCAGTGTATACTGTCACAGGGATTCCTCCTGAGTTTGTGGAGGTCAAAGTGACGCCAGATAAGCTGGCGTTCGACCAATACAGCGACACCTTGTCCTACCAAGTCACCTTTACGAGTGCTGCAATTGAGACAATAGGCAACACTACTTCTGCTTTTGGGTATCTGGAATGGACTGATGGGCAGCAGCATATTGTGAGAAGCCCCATTGCAGTCCTGTGGAATCGTGATCCTTGGGTGGATGCAATGTAA
- the LOC113727596 gene encoding cation/calcium exchanger 5 isoform X1 → MAFLFSPSLQSNFFKSTAISLTILTTLLFYLLYIPSPPTQLLNPPENPFKIPSFPHRSLHTSPTIPSCSISNLTSTNGLFNYFSFHFCLFQENHFLSIPFLALSVLLQFYILVKTAQDRFSVVVTKLCTHLKLSPSMGAVTLLALGNGAPDVFASVAAVRGGQARTGFGAILSAGTFVSAFVVGFVAIYAAPFAVDPGPFVRDVLFYLIAALFLFYVYLSAEIFLWQALGFVGFYLFFVGIVFWMDVGTSSGKGKRRGIGGGGDGSEVELIGNEEEQKGLIEMDYESGEVLMKSEDSKKQIYGFWRVLGKISQVWELPVSVLLKLTIPQTSPSEWSRFYQSANIALCPLALLYSCRSFMPLDHPVLFLFSNVHFALWLIVLCGSCSLAILHFIVEKEPPKTEQIPVVLVAFVMSVFWISTVAGELLNCLAALGALLKLPPAILGLTVLAWGNSVGDLVADVALAKAGQPAMAMAGCFACPMFNMLFGLGTALVMQAANVYPDAYALHFHVSIVMAFIFLLLSLMGSILVVTWHRFRVPRFWGFCLVGLYVIFMILSLIIAMFWV, encoded by the exons ATGGCCTTTCTCTTCTCACCATCTTTACaatcaaatttcttcaaatCCACAGCAATTTCATTGACAATCCTCACAACCCTCTTGTTCTACCTCCTGTACATCCCTTCACCACCAACCCAACTCCTAAATCCTCCAGAGAACCCCTTCAAAATCCCATCTTTTCCCCATAGATCACTTCACACCAGTCCCACTATCCCATCATGCTCAATTTCCAATCTGACATCCACCAATGGCCTATTCAACTACTTCTCCTTCCATTTTTGCCTCTTCCAAGAAAACCATTTTCTTTCCATCCCATTTCTTGCTCTCTCTGTCCTCCTCCAGTTCTATATCCTTGTCAAAACCGCCCAAGACCGGTTCTCTGTGGTGGTCACAAAGCTTTGTACTCATTTGAAGCTCTCTCCTTCGATGGGTGCTGTGACCCTTTTGGCTTTAGGTAATGGTGCCCCTGATGTTTTTGCGTCAGTGGCTGCAGTGAGGGGAGGACAAGCTAGGACTGGTTTTGGCGCAATTCTCTCAGCTGGGACTTTTGTCTCTGCTTTTGTTGTTGGTTTTGTGGCCATTTACGCCGCGCCCTTCGCGGTTGATCCTGGGCCTTTTGTAAGGGATGTGTTGTTTTACTTGATTGCTGCATTGTTTCTGTTCTATGTTTACTTGAGTGCCGAGATTTTTTTGTGGCAGGCGCTTGGGTTTGTTGGATTTTACTTGTTTTTCGTTGGGATTGTGTTTTGGATGGATGTGGGAACGAGTAGCGGGAAGGGGAAGAGGAGGGGGATTGGTGGCGGTGGTGATGGGAGTGAGGTGGAGCTGATTGGGAATGAGGAGGAGCAGAAGGGGTTGATAGAGATGGATTATGAAAGTGGAGAAGTTCTAATGAAATCTGAAGATAGCAAGAAGCAGATTTATGGGTTTTGGCGAGTTCTCGGAAAG ATCTCACAAGTATGGGAGCTTCCGGTCTCAGTGCTTCTCAAACTCACCATTCCCCAAACTTCACCTTCTGAGTGGAGCAGATTCTATCAATCTGCAAATATTGCACTTTGTCCTCTTGCTCTTCTGTATTCTTGCAGATCATTTATGCCGTTAGATCAtcctgttctttttcttttttcgaatGTTCATTTTGCTCTTTGGCTTATAGTGCTTTGCGGAAGCTGCTCTCTAGCTATTCTTCATTTCATAGTCGAAAAGGAACCCCCCAAAACTGAGCAAATACCTGTAGTACTTGTAGCATTTGTGATGAGTGTATTCTGGATCTCGACTGTTGCTGGCGAGCTCCTGAATTGCCTTGCAGCTCTTGGAGCACTTCTAAAACTGCCCCCAGCAATCCTTGGGTTGACAGTGCTTGCATGGGGAAACTCTGTCGGTGATCTAGTTGCTGATGTAGCACTTGCAAAAGCTGGCCAGCCGGCGATGGCTATGGCCGGGTGCTTTGCTTGTCCAATGTTTAACATGCTGTTTGGGCTTGGTACAGCTTTGGTGATGCAAGCAGCTAACGTCTATCCAGATGCATACGCCCTCCATTTCCATGTTAGTATCGTTATGGcgtttattttcttgcttttgAGCTTGATGGGATCCATTTTGGTGGTAACTTGGCACCGATTCCGTGTTCCAAGATTCTGGGGGTTCTGCCTTGTTGGGCTTTACGTTATTTTCATGATACTGAGCCTGATCATTGCAATGTTCTGGGTATGA
- the LOC113727596 gene encoding cation/calcium exchanger 5 isoform X2, translating into MAFLFSPSLQSNFFKSTAISLTILTTLLFYLLYIPSPPTQLLNPPENPFKIPSFPHRSLHTSPTIPSCSISNLTSTNGLFNYFSFHFCLFQENHFLSIPFLALSVLLQFYILVKTAQDRFSVVVTKLCTHLKLSPSMGAVTLLALGNGAPDVFASVAAVRGGQARTGFGAILSAGTFVSAFVVGFVAIYAAPFAVDPGPFALGFVGFYLFFVGIVFWMDVGTSSGKGKRRGIGGGGDGSEVELIGNEEEQKGLIEMDYESGEVLMKSEDSKKQIYGFWRVLGKISQVWELPVSVLLKLTIPQTSPSEWSRFYQSANIALCPLALLYSCRSFMPLDHPVLFLFSNVHFALWLIVLCGSCSLAILHFIVEKEPPKTEQIPVVLVAFVMSVFWISTVAGELLNCLAALGALLKLPPAILGLTVLAWGNSVGDLVADVALAKAGQPAMAMAGCFACPMFNMLFGLGTALVMQAANVYPDAYALHFHVSIVMAFIFLLLSLMGSILVVTWHRFRVPRFWGFCLVGLYVIFMILSLIIAMFWV; encoded by the exons ATGGCCTTTCTCTTCTCACCATCTTTACaatcaaatttcttcaaatCCACAGCAATTTCATTGACAATCCTCACAACCCTCTTGTTCTACCTCCTGTACATCCCTTCACCACCAACCCAACTCCTAAATCCTCCAGAGAACCCCTTCAAAATCCCATCTTTTCCCCATAGATCACTTCACACCAGTCCCACTATCCCATCATGCTCAATTTCCAATCTGACATCCACCAATGGCCTATTCAACTACTTCTCCTTCCATTTTTGCCTCTTCCAAGAAAACCATTTTCTTTCCATCCCATTTCTTGCTCTCTCTGTCCTCCTCCAGTTCTATATCCTTGTCAAAACCGCCCAAGACCGGTTCTCTGTGGTGGTCACAAAGCTTTGTACTCATTTGAAGCTCTCTCCTTCGATGGGTGCTGTGACCCTTTTGGCTTTAGGTAATGGTGCCCCTGATGTTTTTGCGTCAGTGGCTGCAGTGAGGGGAGGACAAGCTAGGACTGGTTTTGGCGCAATTCTCTCAGCTGGGACTTTTGTCTCTGCTTTTGTTGTTGGTTTTGTGGCCATTTACGCCGCGCCCTTCGCGGTTGATCCTGGGCCTTTT GCGCTTGGGTTTGTTGGATTTTACTTGTTTTTCGTTGGGATTGTGTTTTGGATGGATGTGGGAACGAGTAGCGGGAAGGGGAAGAGGAGGGGGATTGGTGGCGGTGGTGATGGGAGTGAGGTGGAGCTGATTGGGAATGAGGAGGAGCAGAAGGGGTTGATAGAGATGGATTATGAAAGTGGAGAAGTTCTAATGAAATCTGAAGATAGCAAGAAGCAGATTTATGGGTTTTGGCGAGTTCTCGGAAAG ATCTCACAAGTATGGGAGCTTCCGGTCTCAGTGCTTCTCAAACTCACCATTCCCCAAACTTCACCTTCTGAGTGGAGCAGATTCTATCAATCTGCAAATATTGCACTTTGTCCTCTTGCTCTTCTGTATTCTTGCAGATCATTTATGCCGTTAGATCAtcctgttctttttcttttttcgaatGTTCATTTTGCTCTTTGGCTTATAGTGCTTTGCGGAAGCTGCTCTCTAGCTATTCTTCATTTCATAGTCGAAAAGGAACCCCCCAAAACTGAGCAAATACCTGTAGTACTTGTAGCATTTGTGATGAGTGTATTCTGGATCTCGACTGTTGCTGGCGAGCTCCTGAATTGCCTTGCAGCTCTTGGAGCACTTCTAAAACTGCCCCCAGCAATCCTTGGGTTGACAGTGCTTGCATGGGGAAACTCTGTCGGTGATCTAGTTGCTGATGTAGCACTTGCAAAAGCTGGCCAGCCGGCGATGGCTATGGCCGGGTGCTTTGCTTGTCCAATGTTTAACATGCTGTTTGGGCTTGGTACAGCTTTGGTGATGCAAGCAGCTAACGTCTATCCAGATGCATACGCCCTCCATTTCCATGTTAGTATCGTTATGGcgtttattttcttgcttttgAGCTTGATGGGATCCATTTTGGTGGTAACTTGGCACCGATTCCGTGTTCCAAGATTCTGGGGGTTCTGCCTTGTTGGGCTTTACGTTATTTTCATGATACTGAGCCTGATCATTGCAATGTTCTGGGTATGA
- the LOC113727597 gene encoding nuclear transcription factor Y subunit C-2-like, with translation MDKQDHSQPQVSGIVGGMPQLSYATNVYTGNPGQGSLVTSVVASQPTGQTTGVQIGEQRAYQQIHQQQQQELEQQLQSFWGNQRQEIDRLTEFKNHSLPLARIKKIMKADEDVRMISAEAPIVFARACEMFILELTLRAWNHTEENKRRTLQKNDIAAAIARTDVFDFLVDIIPREDLKDEALLAVPRNAMPLGESSGSLPYYYMQPQQMAPARPPAPGLPVNTPAIDPTLYGQQPHPYMAPHLWSEATAPQQPQSPSDS, from the coding sequence ATGGATAAGCAAGATCATAGCCAGCCGCAGGTCAGTGGCATAGTTGGTGGCATGCCTCAGCTTTCGTATGCCACGAATGTGTACACTGGAAATCCTGGTCAGGGATCATTGGTGACATCAGTTGTAGCCAGCCAGCCTACTGGTCAAACAACAGGAGTTCAGATTGGAGAACAACGTGCATACCAGCAGATACACCAGCAGCAGCAACAGGAATTGGAGCAACAACTTCAGTCCTTCTGGGGAAATCAGCGCCAAGAGATTGATAGGCTTACTGAATTTAAGAATCATAGTCTTCCCTTGGCAAGGATTAAGAAGATCATGAAGGCTGATGAAGATGTAAGAATGATATCAGCTGAGGCACCAATTGTCTTTGCCAGGGCCTGTGAGATGTTCATCTTGGAACTGACTTTGCGTGCTTGGAATCACActgaagaaaacaaaaggaggaCGCTTCAAAAGAATGATATTGCTGCAGCAATTGCAAGAACTGATGTATTTGACTTTTTGGTTGATATAATACCAAGGGAAGATCTGAAAGATGAAGCGCTCCTAGCAGTGCCTAGAAATGCAATGCCGTTAGGGGAATCTTCTGGTTCTCTGCCTTATTATTATATGCAACCACAGCAGATGGCACCGGCAAGGCCTCCTGCTCCTGGACTACCCGTGAACACGCCTGCTATTGATCCTACTCTGTACGGACAGCAGCCTCACCCCTACATGGCTCCACATTTATGGTCAGAGGCGACCGCACCACAGCAGCCTCAATCACCTTCTGACTCTTAG
- the LOC113727596 gene encoding cation/calcium exchanger 5 isoform X3, with translation MAFLFSPSLQSNFFKSTAISLTILTTLLFYLLYIPSPPTQLLNPPENPFKIPSFPHRSLHTSPTIPSCSISNLTSTNGLFNYFSFHFCLFQENHFLSIPFLALSVLLQFYILVKTAQDRFSVVVTKLCTHLKLSPSMGAVTLLALGNGAPDVFASVAAVRGGQARTGFGAILSAGTFVSAFVVGFVAIYAAPFAVDPGPFVRDVLFYLIAALFLFYVYLSAEIFLWQALGFVGFYLFFVGIVFWMDVGTSSGKGKRRGIGGGGDGSEVELIGNEEEQKGLIEMDYESGEVLMKSEDSKKQIYGFWRVLGKISQVWELPVSVLLKLTIPQTSPSEWSRFYQSANIALCPLALLYSCRSFMPLDHPVLFLFSNVHFALWLIVLCGSCSLAILHFIVEKEPPKTEQIPVVLVAFVMSVFWISTVAGELLNCLAALGALLKLPPAILGLTVLAWGNSVGDLVADVALAKAGQPAMAMAGCFACPMFNMLFGLGTALVMQAANVYPDAYALHFHNLSCCAYHLQNRLDVS, from the exons ATGGCCTTTCTCTTCTCACCATCTTTACaatcaaatttcttcaaatCCACAGCAATTTCATTGACAATCCTCACAACCCTCTTGTTCTACCTCCTGTACATCCCTTCACCACCAACCCAACTCCTAAATCCTCCAGAGAACCCCTTCAAAATCCCATCTTTTCCCCATAGATCACTTCACACCAGTCCCACTATCCCATCATGCTCAATTTCCAATCTGACATCCACCAATGGCCTATTCAACTACTTCTCCTTCCATTTTTGCCTCTTCCAAGAAAACCATTTTCTTTCCATCCCATTTCTTGCTCTCTCTGTCCTCCTCCAGTTCTATATCCTTGTCAAAACCGCCCAAGACCGGTTCTCTGTGGTGGTCACAAAGCTTTGTACTCATTTGAAGCTCTCTCCTTCGATGGGTGCTGTGACCCTTTTGGCTTTAGGTAATGGTGCCCCTGATGTTTTTGCGTCAGTGGCTGCAGTGAGGGGAGGACAAGCTAGGACTGGTTTTGGCGCAATTCTCTCAGCTGGGACTTTTGTCTCTGCTTTTGTTGTTGGTTTTGTGGCCATTTACGCCGCGCCCTTCGCGGTTGATCCTGGGCCTTTTGTAAGGGATGTGTTGTTTTACTTGATTGCTGCATTGTTTCTGTTCTATGTTTACTTGAGTGCCGAGATTTTTTTGTGGCAGGCGCTTGGGTTTGTTGGATTTTACTTGTTTTTCGTTGGGATTGTGTTTTGGATGGATGTGGGAACGAGTAGCGGGAAGGGGAAGAGGAGGGGGATTGGTGGCGGTGGTGATGGGAGTGAGGTGGAGCTGATTGGGAATGAGGAGGAGCAGAAGGGGTTGATAGAGATGGATTATGAAAGTGGAGAAGTTCTAATGAAATCTGAAGATAGCAAGAAGCAGATTTATGGGTTTTGGCGAGTTCTCGGAAAG ATCTCACAAGTATGGGAGCTTCCGGTCTCAGTGCTTCTCAAACTCACCATTCCCCAAACTTCACCTTCTGAGTGGAGCAGATTCTATCAATCTGCAAATATTGCACTTTGTCCTCTTGCTCTTCTGTATTCTTGCAGATCATTTATGCCGTTAGATCAtcctgttctttttcttttttcgaatGTTCATTTTGCTCTTTGGCTTATAGTGCTTTGCGGAAGCTGCTCTCTAGCTATTCTTCATTTCATAGTCGAAAAGGAACCCCCCAAAACTGAGCAAATACCTGTAGTACTTGTAGCATTTGTGATGAGTGTATTCTGGATCTCGACTGTTGCTGGCGAGCTCCTGAATTGCCTTGCAGCTCTTGGAGCACTTCTAAAACTGCCCCCAGCAATCCTTGGGTTGACAGTGCTTGCATGGGGAAACTCTGTCGGTGATCTAGTTGCTGATGTAGCACTTGCAAAAGCTGGCCAGCCGGCGATGGCTATGGCCGGGTGCTTTGCTTGTCCAATGTTTAACATGCTGTTTGGGCTTGGTACAGCTTTGGTGATGCAAGCAGCTAACGTCTATCCAGATGCATACGCCCTCCATTTCCAT AATCTAAGCTGCTGCGCATACCATCTGCAGAACAGGTTAGATGTGTCATAA
- the LOC113724593 gene encoding subtilisin-like protease SBT1.4 isoform X1: MAAVSSLAFLSLLIFLFCIHARIVAASSDYGYKTYIVYVSESVKPPVNTSHHDWYSSILQSLSPLSTDLDTYYSYSLVCPAEPLSTVLPYQSPSNVYYDLPKTKLLYSYEHAIHGFAARLSASQAEELRHQPGILSVIPDSISQLQTTRSLQFLGLADSWGIWPNTNYGEDIIIGILDSGIRPDHPSFSDAGLSPVPSSWRGGCETALDFPSGSCNRKLIGARSYYGGYEESMRRSLEEMGESRSPTDDDGHGTHTASTAAGSVVRSAGFYEYATGEAKGVAIKARIAAYKVCWGGGCFDSDILAAMNQAISDGVHVLSLSLGRSPARHYYEDPIAIAAFHAAERGILTSASAGNSGPSYGTVANIAPWILSVGASTIDREFPTDVVLGDGSILQGVSLYHGNPLVNALLPLVYASGAGNRFCRQGELVPSMVTGKIVVCDVGGNTGGVAKGYAVHLAGGVGMILANTEEQVEELKSEAHLIPATMVGVTNGNIIKNYVRSQLAPTATIIFRGTVVWITPSAPRVGVFSSRGPNVITPEILKPDVIAPGVNILAAWSKFANPSRFDGNIDKRRVDFNIISGTSMACPHVSGIAALLRKARPYWSPAAIKSAIMTTAYNVDNNGSNIVDLATGVASTPFAHGSGHVDPNKALNPGLVYDMGTSDYVQFLCSIGYTQTRIAVFVSNPESCRPGITPGDVNYPSFSVVFSRQRTVVTHTRRVRKVESTAAAVYTVTGIPPEFVEVKVTPDKLAFDQYSDTLSYQVTFTSAAIETIGNTTSAFGYLEWTDGQQHIVRSPIAVLWNRDPWVDAM; the protein is encoded by the coding sequence ATGGCTGCCGTGTCTTCTCTAGCTTTCTTATCTCTCCTTATCTTCCTCTTTTGCATCCATGCAAGGATAGTTGCTGCCTCTTCCGACTACGGTTATAAAACCTACATTGTTTACGTCTCCGAGTCCGTAAAGCCACCCGTTAACACCTCCCACCATGACTGGTACTCCTCTATTCTCCAGTCCCTCTCTCCTCTATCCACTGATCTTGACACATATTACTCCTACTCTTTAGTTTGCCCTGCTGAACCATTGTCCACGGTACTTCCATACCAGAGTCCAAGTAACGTGTATTATGACCTTCCCAAGACCAAACTCCTCTATTCCTACGAGCACGCTATCCATGGCTTTGCCGCCCGCCTTAGCGCCTCCCAGGCTGAAGAGCTCCGTCATCAACCCGGAATTCTGTCTGTCATCCCAGACAGCATCTCCCAGCTTCAAACCACCCGCAGCCTTCAATTCCTAGGCCTAGCTGACTCCTGGGGCATCTGGCCCAACACCAACTATGGTGAGGACATCATCATCGGCATCCTTGACTCCGGCATTCGGCCTGACCATCCTAGCTTCTCCGATGCAGGCCTTTCTCCTGTTCCATCAAGCTGGAGAGGAGGATGCGAAACAGCGTTGGACTTTCCCTCAGGTTCATGCAACAGAAAACTCATTGGTGCCAGATCTTATTACGGAGGATACGAGGAATCCATGAGAAGGTCCTTAGAGGAGATGGGAGAATCTAGGTCGCCTACGGATGACGACGGTCACGGAACGCATACGGCGTCTACAGCAGCTGGGTCGGTGGTCAGGAGTGCAGGTTTCTATGAATATGCTACAGGCGAAGCCAAAGGAGTGGCGATTAAGGCCAGGATTGCAGCATACAAAGTCTGTTGGGGAGGTGGATGTTTCGATTCGGATATATTAGCAGCCATGAATCAAGCTATATCAGATGGAGTTCATGTGCTTTCGTTGTCCCTCGGCAGAAGCCCAGCTAGGCATTATTACGAGGATCCAATTGcaattgctgcatttcatgctGCAGAGCGCGGAATTCTTACTTCTGCTTCAGCGGGAAATTCTGGTCCTAGCTACGGGACTGTCGCCAATATTGCACCTTGGATTCTTTCTGTTGGTGCATCCACCATCGATCGGGAGTTTCCAACGGATGTTGTTCTTGGCGACGGAAGCATTTTACAAGGTGTGTCTCTGTACCATGGCAACCCTCTAGTGAATGCTCTGCTTCCCCTGGTTTACGCCTCAGGTGCTGGAAACAGATTCTGTCGCCAAGGAGAACTCGTTCCTTCCATGGTCACGGGAAAGATTGTGGTGTGCGACGTTGGGGGTAATACTGGGGGAGTTGCCAAAGGATATGCAGTCCACCTCGCCGGTGGCGTGGGGATGATACTCGCCAACACTGAGGAACAAGTGGAGGAACTCAAGTCGGAAGCCCATCTAATTCCAGCCACCATGGTGGGGGTAACAAACGGCAACATAATTAAGAACTACGTCAGGTCCCAATTAGCACCGACGGCTACAATTATCTTCAGAGGAACGGTGGTGTGGATAACACCATCGGCGCCACGGGTGGGGGTATTCTCCAGCCGTGGTCCAAATGTTATTACACCGGAGATTTTAAAACCGGATGTTATTGCTCCTGGAGTGAATATCTTAGCCGCCTGGTCCAAGTTTGCTAATCCATCCCGTTTTGACGGCAACATAGATAAGAGAAGAGTGGATTTCAATATTATATCCGGCACCTCCATGGCATGCCCTCACGTCAGTGGAATAGCAGCTCTGCTTCGCAAAGCTCGTCCCTACTGGTCTCCGGCAGCGATAAAATCAGCTATTATGACCACTGCCTATAATGTCGACAACAATGGGAGTAACATTGTGGACCTTGCCACTGGTGTAGCATCCACCCCATTTGCTCACGGCTCGGGTCATGTGGATCCTAACAAGGCCCTTAATCCGGGCTTGGTTTACGACATGGGAACTAGCGATTACGTGCAGTTCTTGTGTTCTATTGGGTATACTCAGACTAGAATTGCAGTCTTTGTTTCGAATCCGGAGAGCTGCCGTCCAGGGATTACACCTGGAGACGTCAACTATCCCTCTTTCTCTGTGGTTTTCAGTCGTCAGAGAACCGTAGTTACGCATACAAGAAGGGTTAGAAAAGTCGAGAGCACAGCAGCCGCAGTGTATACTGTCACAGGGATTCCTCCTGAGTTTGTGGAGGTCAAAGTGACGCCAGATAAGCTGGCGTTCGACCAATACAGCGACACCTTGTCCTACCAAGTCACCTTTACGAGTGCTGCAATTGAGACAATAGGCAACACTACTTCTGCTTTTGGGTATCTGGAATGGACTGATGGGCAGCAGCATATTGTGAGAAGCCCCATTGCAGTCCTGTGGAATCGTGATCCTTGGGTGGATGCAATGTAA